The sequence CTAAAATATTTCTCAAGAAAATGGAAACCTACAATTAGGACTATAAAGCCTATTCGGCTAATCGGTCGCATTATTATTCTTTATAGTCCTAATTGTAATAATTACATATTTCCAAAACCCAACATATGCTTTTGCTTGTGGCTATCGATTTGCAGGAAATATCCGTTATGCAATCACacttacaataaaataaattctcgaagacaaaaatagaaaccGCACCAAACAAAACTAAGACTACGTCTAAAACACTCAAGAACCTAAAATCCAAACCATTATTACGATCGGGCAACCGAAAGCCTTCATTCAAACCAAGGTCAAAAGAGGAAACACTTTCGAAATCGTAATTAAATCTTCCCATTCTTCAAAATATTGTATTCAAACCGATTTCATACCAGCAAACCTACAGACGAGATTTTATAGTTAAGCCGGTTCAAAAGCAAACCCGTTGCTACgtgattatatataataaaccactcGGTTTAATCGAATCAACAGTTCAGTCTCGGTTTGGAACGGACGCTATTCTTAACTGGTTTTATACTTCCATCACATTGACGTTTGTTTGTTACAGTTTTTGTTTCTCAGTTCTTTTACAGAGAATAGAGATTATGGGTTTTCGTAAATGGAAGCAACTAGTTCGGATCAACACAGTTGAGAGTTGAGGCTATTATCAGAAACAGCAAATAGATGACAAAGCAAACACTTGAAACAATGTAGGTTTCTTCTTACAAAGTATCCAGAGTTGGACTTAATCAATAGACATGGGCTCGGTTATGTTCCTCTGGTCATCCAACGCTGTCCGAATCTCGTCCACCAAACACTTCTGCTCATCTTCCATAGTATTCTGCAACTCATCCACCTACATTCCCAACAAATGTtcacaatcacaaacacaatACAAATGAAGACTGCAAAACTAAAagtctcagttttttttttgaaattaccACATGCAACAGCAGAGCAAACTGCTTCTTCCTAAGCTCAAGCAATCTCCAACTTGCAGTGCTCTCTGCTTcaagctcagcaatctccttgtTCAGTTCATATATGACCTTCTCAGTCTCTGACCTCGGCGGTTGCGCAGAAATCAGTTTCCTAATCGTCTCACACTCTTCTTTATGCTGCCTATCAATTTTACTCTCCTCAAGCTGCTTCTTCAGATCTTCAATCTCAGTTTTCGCCTGCGTTATCTGCCTCTCCGTCTCATCTTTCACCTCGTTAAAGCTCTCTTTCTCCCTACGGTTAGCTTCCACAACCGCTTGGCTCTTCAAAAGCGGAATTTCAAAAGTAGACAGTTCCTGTAAGAAAGCTTTCGCAAGCCTACCGCACTCGTTGTAGTTCTCTTCATCTTTATCTACTTCGAGTACAAAAGAAGTGAACTTCTTCTGAAGTTTCTTCAACGGAGGCTCCCCTCGAGTGGTAGTGGTTCTGGTCAGTAGCCGGTTTCTTATGATTTTATCATCGTCCACCGGATCAAATGCATAATTAACCTTAGTCACTACAGTCTCTAATCTACCAGAGATCCTCCTTGCTTTAACTGACATCTCAACTTACTTAAATAACTCAACCCTGCAAAAAGAGATGCACAAAGAACAGAACATTCAAcaaccaaaacttttttaaaaacacaaagaacagAACATTCAACAACCAAAACTATATTAAAGACCCAATTCGCCAAATCGCATTATCTTAAAAGCTAATGGATACAAGATTCAAGCTTGAATCTAATTAGCAGAAACGAAACGTAACGTATTTTTGATTTACGCAATAAAGATCTTCTATAATGAGCGTCGAGCGATTCATTATCAAAGCAATTTCTCAATCGTTACCATTGGATGTACTGAATTGAAATTTCCGGTGAGATTGATTTTACACAGACAAGTTCTTTAGAAAAAGACAGCAAAAGACAAAGTCTTTACCAACCTGAAGTGAACCCAAGATCCAGATTCGTCTTCTGCAATCAAAACTGGAACAAAGCAGTCCtcttttttattacaaaacaacACTTCAAATTTTGATGAACCCTAAATCCGAtttactcatcttcttcctccccttctcttttttttttttttttaactttctttttggGATAAATGCATAAAGTACCCTCaacttataatatattacaaaatcaacCCCAATCTATTAAAGTATAACAATAAACcctttactttattttttgataaaaataacttttttttgttacactATAGGACAATCTAGTAATCGAATCGTATATGATTTGAGTTGTGGAGACACAGAGTTTTTTAATCattcaaaattgaaatatataggAATGTGTAGCAATTAATAATAACTCAACGGgtcaattaataataaaatcacaTGATCGAACACGAGTGCACATTTTCGTCGCTAAAAAGCTGAGAGGGGTAAGCATGTTGGGATGAATACTGAGGAGGGTAGCTAAAGATTTTGTTTCCATCACTGTCTTCGTTCTTTTTCGTGTTCTTGTTACTGTTATCTTTGCTTTTCTCTGTGGTTTGACTTGCAAGCTCTGCATGTTTCCCaagttttttcttgattttctctACAAGTTTTTGAGGATCCATGACTCCTCGTACCACTACCGTTGACTTTGCCCGGTCTGGTTCCACCGTTTGAATACCTTTTCAATTTGTCAAAATAACAAACGAACAAAAAATGTTAGACCACTCAATGAAACATAATATGTCTGTATATATGcgtatcatatatattaccttttaTCTTCTCAATGCCTCTTTTAATTTCATGAACACATCCTTCACAATGCatgttcattttcaaaattacagtTTTGATCTGCGGAGGAGTCTGAAACCAAACATACAAAATATGGTTTATAATGATATTAGTTAATTAGTACATCTTATTTTTTCTATGATGTATCATTTATCATCTAATAAATGTGTGTATAATTAAGAGTATTTCGtacaaaataaatagaaaacttacttctttcttttgttgtggCTCCTTCTTCTGATCTTGTTTGGGGTTAGGTTTTGGGGAAATCAACTCAgcatttttactaaatttatttTGCACTCTTCGTAATATCTTCATCGGATCATCAAATTTCCCAGACACAACCACTTTATTGTTGCCAATCTCTGTCTTAATTTGCTCAACCCCTAAAGACAAGATGATCAGCACTTATAGTCATTACATAACACCCATACTAGATCATCCTTAagttaaattataatttcattcaaaccgacatataatagTGATAAATGCGACCTAAACTGAAATTTAACATTGATTCTTTTGATTGAGACGATATGATTCCAATAGAGAGGGCAACCATATAATTACCATCATAGCCCCTCAAGCAATGAGAAACTTGTGATGCACATCCTTCACAGTGCATGTAAACCTTCAGAACAATTTCTTTGCATTGAGTCTTTTTATCAGACTTATCGACTGATGAATCTCCatttttctgattcttcttctcagacgaatctccatttttctgattcttcttctcagaCTTGTCGACTGAATCTCCatttttctgattcttcttctcagaCTTGTTGTCTGATTCTCCATTTTGCTTGTtcttttgtataaaacaaaataaagttcaCATAAGTTACTTGTAACAAATACCAAAATCACGAAAGACAAAATGCACATACCTTTCCCATATCAATGTTTACTCTCCTTGTACAACGATCGAGTGCAATGAACAAATGATCAACAATGAgactctactatatatatatatatataacaaagctAGAGAAACTTtactattaattatatttttagtaacatacaaaaaattataaatttctcTATTTGGATGATCCTGTTTACTTACAATGAGTAATAATTGTAATCACCAATATGATCTAATTGATTATAGGATGACAAAGAGACTACTAATTTTGTAACGACCACTATTAGCTTCAATTAGGACTTTTGTAACCTCTCTTATTCAgtgtcaaaaatcaaataagtaTACTATTGATTATTTGGATATTCTAAAATCATGAATGGTTACAAATCTTCGagctttattttcttacttaGCTTGTTAGCGTTTTTAGTTGTCGTCAGATACTGTATTTATCTACTACttcatggattttttttttcttttttctcatgaAGTTAATAGTTATATTTACAGGAGGATGGATCGGTCCAACTTTAGTTTGTCTATTGAATATTACAACAATAGATAGTATCCTTATAAACTCAAGGTTTCAATTTTGTCATAAATTAAGGGTAAAAACTGCGTAACAACATGTAATAATAACAAAGAGGTTACATAGGAGTCCAGCAAGATTGGGTCTTAGGGTCATAAACAGAAGGAATCAAGAATTTCAAGTGATTGATTCCGTGAGAATTAAAGGCTCCACCAGTAACCGGATCAACCCGAATTCTACCGGTAAAACCAGGAAAAGCTCCGGATCCAAAAGCCCGAGTGCACTCGGTCGCAGGGTCCTCGATATACATCGAAGAAGAGCCATGGTTTCTCTTTCCGTCATCGTTGAACGGTGTCGTATCAGATTTGAATAAGAACTTCGTTATAGCTGGATTGCTGGCAAAATCGGCTAAACCTGTGGCTAGCTGAATAACCAATGCGTCAGCTCCGACATCGCCACTTGGCGGTTGATAGATCATACCACGTGGACCCTTGTCAGCCGTGTGGAAAGGCCAAGCACACACTCCGGGACATTCCACCTCCGGGTTGCTTACCATTATGTACGGTTGTGGTTCTTTTTTACCTGCATGCGTGGGATTTACGTAATAACGTCAAATTACTCTGATTGTTTTCAGATCGTATTTTGTTGATAAATCAattagaataagaagaagagaagatcaaaCCTTCGATTTTGGCAAGGGCATTTTGTTGGCAAGTTCTGTTACAAAACCCTATGCCATGAGCCCGAACGTGTGACGAAAGAAATACCACGGGTATCACTTTGGACATATTACCAGTAGCCGTCTCAACAAGTTTCTCACCATTACCGATTGTTAATTCATTTCCATATTTCATCTTCTCATCCACATAAGTCCGGACAATCTTTACCTTAATCCTCGGAGTTACGgttttgttattcttcttctgtCGGTAAATCTCCTTCACCTCAAACCTCTCTTGGTAACTCTCCACCACTTTCCACCATGATGATACCTTCGGGTCAAGACCTTCCTTGGCGTCGAAGTTAAGCGATTCTACGAAATCGTGAACCCGCTCCTTTTGAACCGGCGTGAATTGGCCGTACCATAGTAAAGAGAGATCTAGGGTTGCGTTTGGGATTTGCAAAGGTGACTCACTTGAAAGGCAGAGANTCGATATACATCGAAGAAGAGCCATGGTTTCTCTTTCCGTCATCGTTGAACGGTGTCGTATCAGATTTGAATAAGAACTTCGTTATAGCTGGATTGCTGGCAAAATCGGCTAAACCTGTGGCTAGCTGAATAACCAATGCGTCAGCTCCGACATCGCCACTTGGCGGTTGATAGATCATACCACGTGGACCCTTGTCAGCCGTGTGGAAAGGCCAAGCACACACTCCGGGACATTCCACCTCCGGGTTGCTTACCATTATGTACGGTTGTGGTTCTTTTTTACCTGCATGCGTGGGATTTACGTAATAACGTCAAATTACTCTGATTGTTGTCAGATCGTATTTTGTTGATAAATCAattagaataagaagaagagaagatcaaaCCTTCGATTTTGGCAAGGGCATTTTGTTGGCAAGTTCTGTTACAAAACCCTATGCCATGAGCCCGAACGTGTGACGAAAGAAATACCACGGGTATCACTTTGGACATATTACCAGTAGCCGTCTCAACAAGTTTCTCACCATTACCGATTGTTAATTCATTTCCATATTTCATCTTCTCATCCACATAAGTCCGGACAATCTTTACCTTAATCCTCGGAGTTACggtgttgttcttcttctgtcGGTAAATCTCCTTCAGCTCAAACCTCTCTTGGTAACTCTCCACCACTTTCCACCATGATGATACCTTCGGGTCAAGACCTTCCTTGGCGTCGAAGTTAAGCGATTCTACGAAATCGTGAACCCGCTCCTTTTGAACCGGCGTGAATTGGCCGTACCATAGTAAAGAGAGATCTAGGGTTGCGTTTGGGATTTGCAAAGGTGACTCACTTGAAAGGCAGAGAGGCGCCAAGAGGAGGAAAATGATGACGGAtaatgaggaggaagaagaagacgccaTTGCCACCGCGTGCAAATAAATCTTTTTCTGTTCTTTTGGCCTTTGATGGGGATTTTTAGGCAATCTTTTGAGGCAAGTAACTAAATTTAATGTTTAAGCTATTTTTGGCACCAAAAGCTggctttattttggttttggataaaagccaatgaagcaaaagagctaTTTTCAACAAATCTAACTATTTTAAGAAGGGTGGTGAAAAACTCTTAAGAACATCAACACTTTTTTTAACAAAGGCGACAACAACAGTaactatttacatttttattacaGAGAGCAGAATGAGAAATCAAAAtgaatcgatttttttttatagtttaaatcaGATTAATTCGTACccggatgatgatgatccgagatttgatttggtttgtgtGGGTAAGACGCAATCCGTGTCTTTGCAAATCAGCCATTTCAAACCTTTGTCCTCCTTGTTCGCCAGCTTAGATGCCACTGACTTGATTCCACTCTTCATATAATTGACAACAAACATCGCCACCTCTCTGCAAATTGCAGTAGAATGTCTTTAACCATAATCTACTAATCATAAAAAAGGAATGAAAGAGAATCAAAAGACATGTTTTGTCTGTGTATAAATCTTCCTTACAAGGGTGAGCAAGGAGTTTGAGAATCGTTGATAAAGTAGACAAACAAGAAGGCGTCAAAATGCTGTTGTTTGATTAGATAGAATCCGGGTAATCTCCGCACACATCTGAACATCAATCTTTGGTACAAATGGATCGCAGGATTGTTGTGTGCAATCACATGAAGGTAAACTCCTCGACACAAGGATAAACCAGAAGCATACTTAATCACCTCACTAATAAGTGACATTgctgagaaaacaaaagttgcAGAAACGTCAGAATTTATACACCAAGCCAATATACAGAACAAGGTTCAGAATTGCTATATGACTCATACCGATTCCTCGGTTTCTGTATGTTTCTACAACTCCAAGTGTCAAGATGTAGGTCAAAGTCTCCTCTCCTTTCGAGGAATCGTAATAATGTATCAAATCATCTATCTGTGCAAGACACAGAAACCATCTGCCatataagaaattttaaaaacagaacTTGACTTGTTTGCATTACCGTCCGTAGTAGTAGAGAGCGCCTGAAAGCCATGGTTCAATCATTGactcaaattctaaaaatactagAAGCTGCTCCAGTTCTAAAGATTGTCTACAACTGAATCACTTTGCAAAGAGACGCAATTTAGTGAACAAGATAACAAACCCACCTAAAAACCTTATGAACTTattcaataatattcaaaatcatTACAAGATCAGTGCTTGTAATCTCAAAATTTCTGCACAACAATCCAAAAGCTTACAGAACAAAGAGAACTCATTTCTTTTACCAGAATTATAAAccaagcttaaaaaaaaaaaaactaatatcaaagattcaaaatctaaactttaaaaCAGACAAAATTAACATAAGAATGGGAAACTGACCTCGCTATCTTTGGCAAGAACGAACTTAGCAGTAACAAAACCGATGAGTTCATCAGAGTGATCATCAGGGCGGCTCCGATCAACAGCAGCCCATGAGACAATATCAACTCCGTTCACAACACTGCGGAAAAACTCAGACTTATACCTGAGAGAAGATAAATAAAAGATCAATACTTTTCACAAAGACATCAAACAAATTAGGAAAATCGAAGCTCAAATATACGAAATTGATGCATACTTGATAGGGAAGATGTCGCGATGAATTTGCTCCAAGCGATATAGATCATTAGGGTTTATAGGTCTGTAGTAAATACTTGGGCAAAGAGAGATTCCTGGATCCTCCATTGATGGATCCTCAATGAATCTTCGAGGAAATTGCGACATTACTGTTTAAAGATgctaataagaagaagaaacctgaaAATTTCCATAATTTCCCCAAGTTGAAGTGCCAGATCACTGGATCCGACCCGTTGAACTAAATTGGATCCGGAaccaatctgttttttttttttaatttgattggctAATCTTCGCCGAAGGAATCAATCAAGAATCGAGTTTCGAGCGAATGGGAAAAATAAGAAAGGTCCCTTGCTTTTGCCTCGACTAAAATCTCATATACCCCTATTCATCAAAACTATTCATCAAATTTGGTCCCTCTGTCTCTTGGGGCTCTCTCTCGTTTCAAGTGAAGCATCTTGGGGCTCACGTGCTTTACGACGATCGATCACGTGCCTCTTATAAAACGAGCAGTACTATTCTATTATGTGTTGTATACTAGACTAAATTTTGTACTTTcgattttatgaaaaaatcttaaaataattcCCTCccagtagaaaaaaaaaaaaaaaaaaaaaaaNNNNNNNNNNNNNNNNNNNNNNNNNNNNNNNNNNNNNNNNNNNNNNNNNNNNNNNNNNNNNNNNNNNNNNNNaaaaaaaaaaaaaaaaaaaaaaaagaccaaattCGGAACCCCTGACGAAAATTGATGTTCTCTGATCGGTGGAGatgggtattttttttttttgttgtaaattttgATTGGGTTGATTATTCGGCTTCTGCTGTTGGTGTAATTGGGCTCTGATCACTTTGTACTCTTTCAAAATCAATGAACTAGTTTTACCATACTAAATCACACTGTATTTAATTTGTGTAATGATCTGAATTTCCAATAAttttaatcaaccaaaaataATGATTGTTGGTGAtctgaaaatttaattttatatatgctATCAGagttagtttcttcttctctatattTCTCGAGTCAAATGTTGCAATTTGTaagtctgaatttttttttttgctaagttTTAATGATCGTTAGCTAGCTccacttgattttttttatttattaatctaatTAAGAATGCGTTAACATGCATATTTTACTACAATCGGGAGTGTAAGGATATGGATAAATTAATTAGGGactacaatagtaatttatacaTAGTTTAACCCTAGACTCCCTAGTGTACATgcatgtctatatatataatgtatatcatTTAATCTTAATGAATCATTCAGCTCATAGCAATCTGCATAGAATTCATAAAAGAAATCACATAAAGCATTCAGTAAACAATGCTAGAAGAAAATGATTgcaaagatgaagaacaaagcAGTGAAGGTTACTAACAGCTTTtaaatcatttcttttatttagtaaattcttattttgttttcttgatcctCGTTTTTACAACTCCTTCTAACTCTCTTTCGTACCATCGCTTAAGACGAAATACGTGGTTCGCATAATCGATGCATTTGGTCCGCAAGTAGGAGTCCAAGCTGCCTTCTACCGTGTATGGATTTGACCGGAGCATCTGGATACTATGTCGTCGGAGAAGACAACATGGGTCTTGTCCGTGACTAGTAATCCCAAATTCGATCACACGTTTACTTTCCACCACCAATCTCCTATCTCGACGTTCATGCTTTCCCTTGAGGTGCTGCCGGCGTCCTCAGGATCAGTGTCGTGCTTAAGTTCATATAGGCGcgaaaaaaatggttttgttttttaaaaaattttataaataatatatatatagatggttATCCATAAGatatgtagatgatatgtattttaattatttatatatttatattatttttgtgactatgataaaatcatctatataaatagaaattatttgattgtttgatacattgagtatagtttaaattaaattctatataaatataaattgtaggtgtgattgtttatatatgatagcaaattagtcattttttggttctttgaaatgttgaatagatattaacaaaaaaataagcaaaacatatacaaaatataaacaaaacataagtaaaatatttttataatgcattagatgtttgaaagaaaaaaaatgaaaaactatatGAAAGTTGAAAATTTGCAACTATACTAACAAAATGCTAACGTACAAAATGCTAACGTGAcaacagaaaataaatgatatgatagttgagagtctattttatgtgttattaCCTATTagtattttgttagttaattaaaatatcTTTCGACTCGACCCGTTGAACTAAATCGGATCCGGAACCAATCTGGGATTGAATTTGATTGGCTAGTCGTCGCCGAAGGAATCAATCAAGAATCGAGTTTCGAGCGAATGGGAAAAAATAAAGGTCCCTTTACCTTGCTTTGCCTTCTCCTCTGTCTCTTGGGTCTTTTTCTCGTTTCAAGTGAAGCATCTTGGGGCTCACGTGCTTTACCACGATCAAACCACGTGCCTCTTATATAAAAGGAGTAGTAGTACTATATTATGTGTTTGTATACTAGATTAAATTTTGTACTTTCGAATCATATGATTTATTCGTTACCAACATAACTTTAtgataaaatcttaaaatattccCTCccactaaaaaagaaaaagacaaagattcaacattaaaaacaaaaaactccattaaaaagaataaattgtATTGGTCTTCCACGGTGGCAATCAGAAGAGAGACTCAACGTTTTCATTAGAGCAGAAACGTGAAACGCAGAGGTTAACGCAAACGcgaataataaaaaatcaatacagTAAACGTATATTCTGGTCCAATGATAAAACGCGAGTCCAGTGCCACGTATGAAAAAAAGAGAGCTGAGGACCAGATACGTTACTAGAGAAAAAGACCAGGTACgtactttttttatattaaaaaaaaaaggacagaaCACGTAAGTCCGGCCCACGTGGTATTTCTTATctttaacacacaaaaaaactaaattaatttaataatcgGACAGTGGAGAGGAAATCAGATGAACGGTGAAGATTAAGCCACGTTAGAGCACTCTGAGCAATTCCACCGCTTTCTGgaattaaaaaattcaactgtataaataaaaggagCAGAGATGGTGAAGCTATTTGCAGAGTTAAAATAAGTATAgagagagcttcttcttctcttctcttctcttcgtcGCTAAGAGAAGATCTTCCAATTAATATCTCTGTTGGTTTTTTGCGTAGAACCGAGTAGTGAATCTCGAACTCGATCTCCTCGTTGTGAAGTTGAGGGTAATCAATCGAATCAATTACGAAAATTTTGAATGGGATCGATTTGCGAATCTGTACCGACGGCGGTGACGGGGGGATCTATTCCGCCTTTTCTGAGTAAAACCTACGATATGGTTGACGATCCACTGACGGATGACGTGGTGTCTTGGAGCAGCGGGAACAACAGCTTCGTTGTTTGGAACGTGCCTGAGTTCG comes from Camelina sativa cultivar DH55 chromosome 19, Cs, whole genome shotgun sequence and encodes:
- the LOC109130762 gene encoding protein EXORDIUM-like 6, translated to MASSSSSSLSVIIFLLLAPLCLSSESPLQIPNATLDLSLLWYGQFTPVQKERVHDFVESLNFDAKEGLDPKVSSWWKVVESYQERFELKEIYRQKKNNTVTPRIKVKIVRTYVDEKMKYGNELTIGNGEKLVETATGNMSKVIPVVFLSSHVRAHGIGFCNRTCQQNALAKIEGLIFSSSYSN
- the LOC104763921 gene encoding histone acetyltransferase MCC1-like, with protein sequence MSQFPRRFIEDPSMEDPGISLCPSIYYRPINPNDLYRLEQIHRDIFPIKYKSEFFRSVVNGVDIVSWAAVDRSRPDDHSDELIGFVTAKFVLAKDSEIDDLIHYYDSSKGEETLTYILTLGVVETYRNRGIAMSLISEVIKYASGLSLCRGVYLHVIAHNNPAIHLYQRLMFRCVRRLPGFYLIKQQHFDAFLFVYFINDSQTPCSPLEVAMFVVNYMKSGIKSVASKLANKEDKGLKWLICKDTDCVLPTQTKSNLGSSSSGYELI
- the LOC104763919 gene encoding THO complex subunit 7B, encoding MSVKARRISGRLETVVTKVNYAFDPVDDDKIIRNRLLTRTTTTRGEPPLKKLQKKFTSFVLEVDKDEENYNECGRLAKAFLQELSTFEIPLLKSQAVVEANRREKESFNEVKDETERQITQAKTEIEDLKKQLEESKIDRQHKEECETIRKLISAQPPRSETEKVIYELNKEIAELEAESTASWRLLELRKKQFALLLHVVDELQNTMEDEQKCLVDEIRTALDDQRNITEPMSID
- the LOC104763922 gene encoding protein EXORDIUM-like 6, with the translated sequence MTERETMALLRCISXLCLSSESPLQIPNATLDLSLLWYGQFTPVQKERVHDFVESLNFDAKEGLDPKVSSWWKVVESYQERFEVKEIYRQKKNNKTVTPRIKVKIVRTYVDEKMKYGNELTIGNGEKLVETATGNMSKVIPVVFLSSHVRAHGIGFCNRTCQQNALAKIEGKKEPQPYIMVSNPEVECPGVCAWPFHTADKGPRGMIYQPPSGDVGADALVIQLATGLADFASNPAITKFLFKSDTTPFNDDGKRNHGSSSMYIEDPATECTRAFGSGAFPGFTGRIRVDPVTGGAFNSHGINHLKFLIPSVYDPKTQSCWTPM
- the LOC104767305 gene encoding heavy metal-associated isoprenylated plant protein 3-like, which encodes MGKNKQNGESDNKSEKKNQKNGDSKNGDSSVDKSDKKTQCKEIVLKVYMHCEGCASQVSHCLRGYDGVEQIKTEIGNNKVVVSGKFDDPMKILRRVQNKFSKNAELISPKPNPKQDQKKEPQQKKETPPQIKTVILKMNMHCEGCVHEIKRGIEKIKGIQTVEPDRAKSTVVVRGVMDPQKLVEKIKKKLGKHAELASQTTEKSKDNSNKNTKKNEDSDGNKIFSYPPQYSSQHAYPSQLFSDENVHSCSIM